The sequence GATCAGATGAAGTCTTTACTGATGCGGGCTATAAAGTCCGCGTGCTCAATGTGGCTTCTGTCTCTTCTCAAACCAAAGACAGAAAAAACGCACAGAATGCGAATGCGGCTGCAAACAGTGCAAAACCGGCAACACCAGACAGCAAAGATGCTGACAATATGATGCAAGGTTTTTCTGCGGCAGTAGTGTTTGTTATCGACTCAACAATATCCATGGATCCCTATATTGATAGAACCAAAGAAGCGATCCAAAAGGTTTATGCACAAGTCGAAAAAGACAACATGTTGGATAAGGTTAAATTTGGTTTAGTCGCGTTTCGCTCTAATATCAAAGCCGTCCCCGCATTGGAATATGACAGCAAGATGTTTGTTAATCCTAATGATGTGAAAGATGGTCCCGATTTCCTGAATAAAGTTAAAGAATTACGCCAAGCTAAAGTCTCAAGTAGTCGTTTTGATGAAGATGCTTACGCTGGTGTAATGCAAGCCCTTGATGATGTTGATTGGACACGTTTTGGTGCGCGCTACATTATTTTAATCACCGATGCAGGCGCATTAACGGGAGATGATCCTCTCTCATCAACGAAGCTCGATGCTGAACAAATTCGCCAAGAAGCCGCTTATCGCGGTGTTGCACTTTATACATTGCACTTAAAAACCCCATCAGGAGCAAAAAATCATGCTTCTGCACAAGCGCAATATGAGGCATTAACGCTGAATCCGTTCTTACACAAATCCCTTTACTACCCTATCAACTCAGGAGATGTAAATAGTTTTGGTCGAATGGTCGATAGTCTAGCCACCGCAGTCACCACTCAAATTCAAACGGCTTATCGTGGCGAAGCAGCAGTAGGTAGCGCATTAAATGCTGATCCTGCGTATAGCAAAGATAAAGAGACAGATACCTTACTAAACGATGCGCACGATTTAGGCTATGCAATGCGTTTAGCTTATTTAGGTGAAAAGCAAGGTACAAAAGCGCCTCCTGTCTTTAAAGCATGGATAAGTGATCGGGACTTATTACAGCAAAATATCCCAACGACAGAAGTACAAGTTTTACT comes from Proteus vulgaris and encodes:
- a CDS encoding vWA domain-containing protein — its product is MKKAHWLTLILSGLILTAPASAEEKKPLLQEGKKTLYQRVLTYPGCQVADTIGAAGKEQPAFSRFYVYQRQKQGANEWLQVGPDSLGHISGWMNASCTSEWKMQLTLAFTNPAGRNPMLFFKDKQTVEGLLESPTPEKQYQPFLADIKNQKVNPAVLAKEPDYMIDQKSNFYLLPVLGSDEVFTDAGYKVRVLNVASVSSQTKDRKNAQNANAAANSAKPATPDSKDADNMMQGFSAAVVFVIDSTISMDPYIDRTKEAIQKVYAQVEKDNMLDKVKFGLVAFRSNIKAVPALEYDSKMFVNPNDVKDGPDFLNKVKELRQAKVSSSRFDEDAYAGVMQALDDVDWTRFGARYIILITDAGALTGDDPLSSTKLDAEQIRQEAAYRGVALYTLHLKTPSGAKNHASAQAQYEALTLNPFLHKSLYYPINSGDVNSFGRMVDSLATAVTTQIQTAYRGEAAVGSALNADPAYSKDKETDTLLNDAHDLGYAMRLAYLGEKQGTKAPPVFKAWISDRDLLQQNIPTTEVQVLLTKSELSDLSDVMKKIVNAANEGLISPDNMFADLRSIAATMGNDPNQIKQGSATKLGEMGLLGEYVENLPYLSEVLGLDEETWKSWDGLEQEKFIRRLNTKLQYYQRYNEDVDRWISLAPQSDPRDHVYPVPLENLP